The proteins below come from a single Streptomyces sp. M92 genomic window:
- the fabG gene encoding 3-oxoacyl-ACP reductase FabG, translating to MSTTEQRVAVVTGAARGIGAATAVRLAAEGRAVAVIDLDEAACKDTVEKITAAGGKAVAIGCDVSDEAQVEAAVARIAEELGAPTILVNNAGVLRDNLLFKMSVSDWDTVMNVHLRGAFLMSKACQKHMVDAGFGRIVNLSSSSALGNRGQVNYSAAKAGLQGFTKTLAKELGKFGVTANAVAPGFIATEMTKATADRVGMGFDDFKAAAATQIPVARVGEPDDIANAIAFFTGEAAGFVSGQVLYVAGGPLD from the coding sequence ATGTCCACCACTGAGCAGCGGGTCGCCGTCGTTACCGGAGCCGCGCGCGGCATCGGTGCCGCCACGGCCGTACGACTGGCCGCCGAAGGCCGCGCCGTCGCCGTCATCGACCTCGACGAGGCCGCCTGCAAGGACACCGTCGAGAAGATCACCGCGGCCGGCGGCAAGGCCGTCGCGATCGGCTGCGACGTCTCCGACGAGGCGCAGGTCGAGGCGGCCGTCGCCCGGATCGCCGAGGAACTGGGCGCGCCGACCATCCTCGTCAACAACGCGGGCGTGCTGCGCGACAACCTGCTGTTCAAGATGAGCGTCTCCGACTGGGACACCGTCATGAACGTGCACCTGCGCGGCGCCTTCCTGATGTCGAAGGCCTGCCAGAAGCACATGGTGGACGCCGGCTTCGGCCGCATCGTCAACCTGTCCTCGTCCTCCGCCCTCGGCAACCGCGGCCAGGTCAACTACTCCGCCGCCAAGGCCGGTCTGCAGGGCTTCACCAAGACCCTCGCCAAGGAGCTCGGCAAGTTCGGCGTCACCGCCAACGCCGTCGCCCCCGGCTTCATCGCCACCGAGATGACCAAGGCCACCGCCGACCGCGTCGGCATGGGCTTCGACGACTTCAAGGCCGCCGCCGCCACCCAGATCCCGGTCGCCCGCGTCGGCGAGCCCGACGACATCGCCAACGCCATCGCCTTCTTCACCGGTGAGGCGGCCGGATTCGTCTCCGGCCAGGTGCTGTACGTCGCCGGCGGACCGCTCGACTAG
- a CDS encoding DUF3037 domain-containing protein, whose product MSDRHVYEYALLRVVPRVERGECVNAGVLVYCRARSYVGVRTHLDENRLLALDPHVDLPGVRAALRAVEGVCAGGDAAGQAAGDDPGRRFRWLIAPRSTIVQPGPVHTGLTGDPAAETERLLGLLVR is encoded by the coding sequence GTGAGCGACCGCCACGTCTACGAGTACGCGCTGCTGCGGGTCGTCCCCCGCGTCGAGCGCGGGGAGTGCGTCAACGCCGGAGTGCTCGTGTACTGCCGGGCCAGGTCCTACGTCGGTGTCCGCACCCACCTCGACGAGAACCGGCTGCTGGCCCTGGACCCGCACGTGGACCTGCCCGGCGTCCGCGCCGCGCTCCGGGCCGTCGAGGGCGTCTGCGCCGGCGGGGACGCGGCGGGGCAGGCGGCCGGCGACGACCCGGGGCGCCGTTTCCGCTGGCTGATCGCGCCCCGTTCCACGATCGTCCAGCCCGGCCCCGTCCACACCGGCCTCACCGGCGATCCGGCGGCCGAGACGGAACGGCTCCTCGGACTGCTGGTGCGGTAG
- a CDS encoding HipA family kinase, with amino-acid sequence MLRHVTATRYITPLREGGSLPGLVEADDLGTYVLKFTGAGQGRKTLVAEVVCGELARKLGFRVPRLVTVGLDPVLGLGEPDQQVQELLKSSGGTNLGMDFLSGALGFDPLAFEVGAEEAGRIVWFDALVNNVDRSWRNPNLLRWQGEVWLVDHGATMIWHHNWPGAEASAARPYDASDHALARFAPDVRSAADALAPLVTEELLAEVTAGIPDVWLLDEPGFATADDLRRAYARPLIERAATIHERIRTEGDR; translated from the coding sequence ATGCTGAGACACGTCACCGCCACCCGCTACATCACGCCCCTGCGTGAGGGCGGCTCGCTCCCGGGACTGGTCGAGGCCGACGACCTCGGGACGTACGTCCTGAAGTTCACCGGCGCCGGGCAGGGGCGCAAGACGCTCGTCGCCGAGGTGGTCTGCGGGGAACTCGCCCGCAAACTGGGCTTCCGGGTGCCGCGGCTGGTGACGGTCGGCCTCGACCCCGTGCTCGGGCTCGGCGAACCCGACCAGCAGGTACAGGAACTGCTCAAGTCGAGCGGCGGCACCAACCTCGGCATGGACTTCCTCTCCGGTGCCCTCGGCTTCGACCCGCTCGCCTTCGAGGTCGGCGCCGAGGAGGCCGGGCGGATCGTGTGGTTCGACGCGCTGGTGAACAACGTCGACCGGTCCTGGCGCAACCCCAACCTGCTGCGGTGGCAGGGCGAGGTCTGGCTGGTCGACCACGGCGCGACCATGATCTGGCACCACAACTGGCCCGGCGCCGAGGCCTCCGCCGCCCGGCCCTACGACGCCTCGGACCACGCCCTCGCCCGCTTCGCCCCGGACGTCCGCTCGGCCGCCGACGCGCTCGCCCCTCTGGTCACCGAGGAACTCCTCGCCGAGGTCACAGCTGGGATCCCGGACGTCTGGCTGCTGGACGAACCCGGTTTCGCGACCGCCGACGACCTGCGCCGCGCCTACGCACGACCCCTGATCGAGCGGGCCGCGACCATCCACGAGCGCATCAGGACCGAGGGGGACCGGTGA
- a CDS encoding Rieske (2Fe-2S) protein, protein MTSAPFHPAGPARRTVVAAAGAAGLAVALTACSGSGDDASDDSGAAAPPASEGAGGEDAGAALAATADIPEGGGKVFADQKVVVTQPTAGEFKAFSATCTHQGCAVKSVSDGVINCPCHNSNFSITDGSVQGGPAPKPLPAVQITVSGDSIRLAG, encoded by the coding sequence ATGACCAGCGCACCGTTCCACCCCGCAGGACCGGCCCGTCGTACCGTCGTGGCGGCGGCCGGAGCGGCGGGGCTCGCCGTCGCGCTGACCGCGTGCTCGGGCTCCGGCGACGACGCGTCGGACGACAGCGGCGCCGCCGCGCCGCCCGCCTCCGAGGGCGCGGGCGGCGAGGACGCCGGAGCCGCGCTCGCGGCCACCGCGGACATCCCCGAGGGCGGCGGCAAGGTCTTCGCCGACCAGAAGGTGGTGGTGACACAGCCGACGGCGGGCGAGTTCAAGGCGTTCTCCGCCACCTGCACGCACCAGGGGTGCGCCGTGAAGAGCGTGTCCGACGGCGTCATCAACTGCCCCTGCCACAACAGCAACTTCTCGATCACCGACGGCAGTGTGCAGGGCGGCCCGGCGCCCAAACCGCTGCCGGCCGTGCAGATCACGGTGAGTGGGGACTCGATCCGGCTGGCCGGATGA
- a CDS encoding pyridoxamine 5'-phosphate oxidase family protein, with protein sequence MTVPQRRGRKIMMTPGELDAFLTTQRTCRVATVSADGAPHVSTLWFVWDGSSMWLYSVVRSRRWVDLRRDPRAAIVVDTGEEYDELRGAELSGRVEFVGEAPRTGELCAELDFPETLFARKNFRLEEMPHDGRHAWLRLTPEKVVSWDFRKLASR encoded by the coding sequence ATGACCGTCCCCCAGCGCCGGGGCCGGAAGATCATGATGACGCCCGGCGAACTGGACGCCTTCCTCACCACCCAGCGCACCTGCCGCGTGGCCACGGTGTCGGCCGACGGCGCCCCGCACGTGAGCACGCTCTGGTTCGTCTGGGACGGCTCCTCCATGTGGCTGTACTCGGTGGTGCGCAGCCGGCGCTGGGTCGATCTGCGGCGCGACCCCAGGGCGGCGATCGTGGTCGACACCGGCGAGGAGTACGACGAGTTGCGGGGCGCGGAGCTGTCCGGCCGGGTGGAGTTCGTGGGCGAGGCGCCGCGCACGGGCGAGCTGTGCGCCGAACTCGACTTCCCGGAGACGCTGTTCGCCCGCAAGAACTTCCGTCTGGAGGAGATGCCGCACGACGGCCGTCACGCCTGGCTGCGGCTGACGCCCGAGAAGGTCGTCTCCTGGGACTTCCGCAAGCTGGCGTCCCGGTAG
- a CDS encoding LysR family transcriptional regulator → MLNLERLRTLDALARHGSVSGAAAGLHITTSAVSQQMAKLEREAGQRLLAKNGRGVRLTDAGRLLAEHAARILSQVELAQADLEAQRGQVAGELRIAAFPTAARGLFPAALAALRAEHAALRIRSCELEPERGVSGVVRGDLDLAVVLDWYNKPMPLPDGLVKAPLLDDPADVALPSGHRLADRAEVDLAEFAEDEWITWGEGEFCHEWLMFTLRSKGIEPIIGHRAAETHTQLGLVAAGLGVCIAPLLGRHPMPDGVLTVPLRQRVRRHVYVVWRADADRRPSIRAAVQALRAAAGRLG, encoded by the coding sequence ATGTTGAACCTGGAGCGCCTGCGCACCCTAGACGCCCTGGCCCGGCACGGATCGGTCAGCGGTGCCGCCGCCGGTCTGCACATCACCACCTCCGCCGTATCCCAGCAGATGGCCAAGCTGGAGCGCGAGGCCGGACAGCGGCTGCTCGCCAAGAACGGGCGCGGCGTACGGCTCACGGACGCGGGCCGGCTGCTCGCCGAGCACGCGGCCCGCATCCTCTCCCAGGTGGAGCTGGCCCAGGCCGACCTGGAGGCGCAGCGCGGGCAGGTGGCGGGCGAGCTGCGGATCGCGGCGTTCCCGACGGCCGCCCGCGGGCTCTTCCCCGCCGCCCTGGCCGCCCTGCGCGCCGAGCACGCCGCGCTGCGCATCCGCTCCTGTGAGCTGGAGCCGGAGCGCGGCGTCAGCGGCGTGGTGCGCGGCGACCTGGACCTGGCCGTCGTGCTCGACTGGTACAACAAGCCGATGCCGCTGCCCGACGGCCTGGTCAAGGCGCCGCTCCTGGACGACCCGGCCGACGTGGCCCTGCCCTCCGGCCACCGGCTCGCGGACCGGGCGGAGGTGGACCTCGCCGAGTTCGCCGAAGACGAGTGGATCACGTGGGGGGAGGGCGAGTTCTGCCACGAGTGGCTGATGTTCACGCTGCGCTCGAAGGGCATCGAGCCGATCATCGGCCACCGCGCCGCCGAGACCCACACCCAGCTCGGCCTGGTCGCCGCGGGGCTCGGCGTGTGCATCGCTCCGCTGCTCGGCCGTCATCCCATGCCGGACGGCGTCCTCACCGTGCCGCTCAGGCAGCGAGTGCGCCGGCACGTGTACGTGGTCTGGCGCGCGGACGCCGACCGCCGCCCGTCGATCCGGGCGGCGGTCCAGGCGCTGCGGGCGGCGGCGGGACGGCTCGGCTGA
- a CDS encoding DMT family transporter, with protein MSSGATSSPAVRRVFDWRLRFGLLSLVWGFSFLFMKVGTEAFAPFQVTLGRLASGAAVVAVAMAVKRERLPRGVRTWVHLAVAGFLLNALPFSLFAFSELTIPSSLAGICNATSPLWGMALSLVALSEDRPTRRRVAGLGIGFLGVLTVLGVWQGFHGLDVTGTALALLASLSYPVGWIYVRRTLAGSSHSHLSLTGAQLGLATLQLAIVTPLFTSMPTSFPVVPLLAVAALGTLGTGLAFLIQYDLVAEVGPTTAQMVTYFTPVIATAAGVVLLGESLSWSTPVGAVIVLAGAALTQARPRKAADAGERPTMTAATGERGGRTRERQRASAT; from the coding sequence ATGAGCAGCGGCGCTACTTCCTCCCCCGCGGTCCGGCGCGTCTTCGACTGGCGACTGCGCTTCGGGCTCCTTTCCCTCGTGTGGGGTTTCAGCTTCCTCTTCATGAAGGTGGGGACCGAGGCTTTCGCCCCGTTCCAGGTCACGCTGGGGCGGCTGGCGTCCGGTGCCGCGGTGGTGGCCGTGGCGATGGCGGTGAAGCGGGAGCGGCTGCCGCGCGGGGTGCGGACCTGGGTGCATCTGGCGGTCGCCGGCTTCCTGCTGAACGCGCTGCCGTTCTCCCTGTTCGCCTTCTCGGAACTCACCATTCCGTCGTCCCTGGCGGGCATCTGCAACGCGACCTCGCCGCTGTGGGGCATGGCCCTGTCGCTGGTCGCCCTGTCGGAGGACCGGCCGACCCGGCGCCGGGTGGCGGGCCTCGGCATCGGCTTCCTCGGCGTCCTGACGGTGCTGGGGGTCTGGCAGGGCTTCCACGGCCTCGACGTCACGGGCACCGCGCTGGCACTGCTGGCCTCACTCAGCTATCCGGTCGGCTGGATCTACGTCCGCCGCACGCTGGCCGGCTCCAGCCACTCCCACCTCTCGCTGACCGGCGCCCAGCTGGGCCTGGCCACATTGCAACTGGCCATCGTGACACCCCTGTTCACCTCGATGCCCACCAGCTTCCCGGTCGTGCCGCTGCTGGCGGTCGCGGCCCTGGGCACCCTCGGCACCGGGCTCGCCTTCCTGATCCAGTACGACCTGGTCGCCGAGGTCGGCCCGACGACGGCCCAGATGGTCACGTACTTCACGCCCGTCATCGCCACGGCCGCGGGCGTCGTGCTCCTCGGCGAGTCCCTGTCCTGGTCGACGCCGGTCGGCGCGGTGATCGTCCTGGCGGGCGCCGCCCTGACCCAGGCACGGCCGAGGAAGGCCGCGGACGCCGGTGAACGGCCGACGATGACCGCCGCGACCGGTGAGCGGGGCGGGCGGACGCGGGAACGCCAGCGGGCGTCGGCGACCTGA
- a CDS encoding aminotransferase class I/II-fold pyridoxal phosphate-dependent enzyme, producing MLGEYRITGRGAAEISASVERAVASGELEPGQSLPPMRELAERLGVNPNTVAAAYRTLRERGVIETAGRRGSRVRAKPATTGREFIRVDVPQGVRDVSEGNPDPALLPALGPAFAAAAEQGDREPVLYGSSPVEADLMRLARAELDADGVPDGPVAVTSGSLDAMERVLAAHLRPGDAVAVEDPGWGSLLDLVPALGLRTVAVGVDDEGPLAGDVHRVLAAGARALIVTDRAQNPTGAALSAARARDLSAVLRRHPGTLLIEDDHGHRIVDLPLHPLAGTTHHWAFVRSAAKAYGPDLRLAVLTGDTLTLDRVRGRQRLGPGWVSRITQRAVARLWADGSVDTPAVAAAYGRRRQALLGALADRGITAYGRSGMNVWVPVPDETGAVARLLQAGWAVAPGARFRVSAPPAVRITVSTLREGDVGPLADAVASAVGPGPGWLRSQV from the coding sequence GTGCTAGGAGAGTATCGGATCACTGGACGGGGCGCAGCGGAGATTTCCGCCAGTGTCGAGCGCGCGGTGGCCTCCGGGGAGCTGGAGCCGGGGCAATCACTGCCGCCGATGCGGGAGTTGGCCGAGCGCCTGGGTGTGAACCCGAACACCGTCGCCGCCGCCTACCGCACCCTGCGCGAGCGCGGGGTCATCGAGACGGCCGGGCGGCGGGGCAGCAGGGTGCGCGCGAAGCCGGCCACCACCGGACGCGAGTTCATCCGGGTCGATGTGCCGCAGGGTGTGCGGGACGTCTCCGAAGGCAACCCGGACCCGGCGCTGCTGCCCGCGCTGGGCCCGGCGTTCGCCGCGGCGGCCGAGCAGGGCGACCGGGAACCGGTGCTGTACGGGAGTTCGCCCGTGGAGGCGGACCTGATGCGCCTCGCACGTGCCGAACTCGACGCCGACGGGGTGCCGGACGGGCCCGTGGCCGTCACGTCCGGATCGCTGGACGCCATGGAGCGGGTCCTGGCGGCCCACCTCAGGCCGGGCGACGCCGTCGCCGTCGAGGACCCGGGCTGGGGCAGTCTCCTCGATCTGGTCCCGGCGCTCGGCCTGCGCACGGTCGCCGTCGGCGTCGACGACGAGGGACCGCTGGCCGGCGACGTGCACCGCGTCCTGGCGGCCGGCGCGCGCGCCCTGATCGTCACGGACCGCGCGCAGAACCCCACGGGCGCCGCGCTGAGCGCCGCACGCGCGCGGGACCTGAGTGCCGTACTGCGCCGGCACCCGGGGACGCTGCTGATCGAGGACGACCACGGCCACCGCATCGTCGACCTGCCCCTGCACCCACTCGCCGGTACGACGCACCACTGGGCCTTCGTCCGCTCCGCCGCCAAGGCCTACGGACCCGATCTGCGCCTCGCCGTGCTCACCGGGGACACCCTCACGCTGGACCGGGTGCGCGGCCGGCAGCGGCTGGGCCCCGGCTGGGTCAGTCGCATCACCCAGCGTGCCGTGGCCCGGCTGTGGGCGGACGGCTCGGTGGACACGCCGGCCGTGGCGGCGGCGTACGGACGGCGCAGGCAGGCGCTGCTCGGCGCGCTCGCCGACCGGGGGATCACCGCGTACGGGCGCAGCGGCATGAACGTATGGGTCCCGGTGCCGGACGAGACCGGCGCCGTCGCCCGGCTGTTGCAGGCCGGCTGGGCCGTCGCCCCCGGCGCCCGCTTCCGCGTGAGCGCGCCGCCCGCAGTCCGCATCACCGTCTCCACCCTGAGGGAGGGGGACGTCGGACCGCTGGCGGACGCGGTCGCGTCGGCCGTGGGGCCGGGGCCGGGGTGGCTGCGCAGCCAGGTCTGA
- a CDS encoding pyridoxamine 5'-phosphate oxidase family protein, with protein sequence MQGSTRTHTPSQPGTAYPPTDRTVPTRSSERASYDKELVHSILDEGCVCHLGFVRDGAPVVLPTLYGRVGERLYVHGSTGSRPLRMTGAADPGLPVCLTVTHVDALVLARSAFHHSMNYRSVVVHGTAYDVADPEEKRMALDALVDHVVPGRSRDSRPANKKELAATAVIRLDLNEVSAKLRTGGVNDEPEDLALPHWAGLVPLRKGYDAPVADPGLDPGTGLPDYLAPSAGR encoded by the coding sequence ATGCAGGGGTCCACGCGGACGCACACACCGTCGCAGCCCGGTACCGCCTACCCGCCCACCGACCGCACCGTCCCGACCCGCTCCTCCGAGCGGGCCTCCTACGACAAGGAGCTGGTGCACTCGATACTCGACGAGGGCTGCGTCTGCCATCTCGGCTTCGTCCGCGACGGCGCCCCGGTGGTGCTGCCGACGCTCTACGGCCGGGTCGGCGAGCGGCTCTACGTGCACGGTTCGACGGGCTCGCGCCCGCTGCGGATGACGGGCGCGGCCGACCCGGGGCTGCCGGTCTGCCTGACGGTGACGCACGTGGACGCGCTGGTGCTGGCCCGCTCGGCCTTCCACCACTCGATGAACTACCGGTCGGTGGTGGTGCACGGCACCGCGTACGACGTGGCGGACCCGGAGGAGAAGCGCATGGCCCTGGACGCCCTGGTCGACCACGTCGTGCCCGGCCGCTCCCGGGACTCCCGGCCGGCCAACAAGAAGGAGCTGGCCGCCACCGCCGTGATCCGCCTCGACCTGAACGAGGTCTCCGCCAAGCTCCGCACCGGCGGCGTGAACGACGAGCCCGAGGACCTCGCCCTCCCGCACTGGGCCGGCCTCGTCCCGCTGCGCAAGGGCTACGACGCCCCGGTCGCCGACCCCGGCCTGGACCCGGGCACCGGGCTGCCGGACTATCTCGCGCCTTCGGCCGGGCGGTAG
- a CDS encoding DMT family transporter, with protein MSNAVAGLPVGRGLLYLIVAGVAWGTAGAAASLVYRASDMGPVTLSFWRCAIGLLLLLAARPLSPRRERTAVREPFARKALRAVVTGVGLAVFQTAYFAAVQSTGLAVATVVTLGAGPVLIALGARLALGEHLGLGGVAAVAGALAGLVVLVLGGGGTTVRLSGVLLALLSAAGYSVMTLLTRWWGRDGGADAASTSVGAFAVTSLCLLPLALAEGLVPHTADPVRLVWLLVYVAAVPTALAYGLYFAGAAVVRSATVSVIMLLEPVSAAALAVLLLGEHLTAATLAGTLLMLGSVAGLAVAETRAARTRPAPA; from the coding sequence GTGTCGAATGCCGTTGCCGGCCTGCCCGTCGGGCGTGGCCTCCTCTATCTGATCGTCGCCGGTGTCGCCTGGGGCACCGCTGGTGCCGCCGCCTCGCTTGTCTACCGGGCCAGCGACATGGGGCCGGTCACCCTGTCGTTCTGGCGCTGCGCGATCGGGCTGCTCCTGCTGCTCGCCGCCCGCCCGTTGAGTCCCCGCCGCGAGCGCACCGCCGTGCGCGAGCCGTTCGCCCGCAAGGCACTGCGCGCCGTCGTCACCGGCGTCGGCCTCGCGGTGTTCCAGACCGCCTACTTCGCCGCGGTGCAGTCCACCGGCCTCGCGGTGGCCACCGTGGTCACGCTCGGCGCCGGCCCGGTGCTGATCGCGCTCGGCGCGCGTCTCGCTCTCGGGGAACACCTGGGCCTCGGCGGAGTCGCGGCCGTGGCCGGGGCGCTCGCCGGGCTGGTGGTCCTCGTCCTCGGCGGCGGAGGAACCACCGTGCGGCTGTCCGGAGTGCTCCTCGCCCTGCTGTCCGCGGCCGGGTACTCGGTGATGACCCTGCTCACGCGCTGGTGGGGACGCGACGGCGGCGCGGACGCGGCCAGTACGTCCGTCGGCGCGTTCGCCGTGACCAGCCTGTGCCTGCTGCCGCTCGCCCTGGCGGAGGGCCTGGTGCCGCACACCGCGGACCCGGTCCGTCTCGTGTGGCTCCTGGTGTACGTCGCGGCCGTGCCGACCGCCCTGGCCTACGGGCTCTACTTCGCCGGCGCGGCCGTCGTCCGGTCCGCCACCGTCTCCGTGATCATGCTTCTGGAGCCGGTCAGCGCGGCGGCGCTCGCCGTCCTGCTGCTCGGCGAGCACCTCACCGCGGCGACCCTGGCCGGCACGCTGCTGATGCTCGGCTCGGTGGCGGGGCTCGCGGTGGCGGAGACCCGGGCGGCGAGGACGCGACCGGCGCCGGCGTGA
- a CDS encoding EamA family transporter has product MPVHTSDSARGSSGKGAGLGLALASAVAFGGSGVAAKPLIEAGLDPLHVVWLRVAGAAVVMLPLAVRHRALLRSRPALLAGFGLFAVAGVQACYFAAISRIPVGVALLVEYLAPALVLGWVRFVQRRPVTRAAALGVVLAVGGLACVVEVWSGLRFDALGLLLALGAACCQVGYFVLSDQGSDAGDEAPDPLGVIAYGLLVGAAVLTVVARPWSMDWSVLGDTAPMDGTPVAAALLLAWIVFIATVLAYVTGVVAVRRLSPQVAGVVACLEAVVATVLAWVLLGEHLSAPQIAGGVVVLVGAFIAQSSTPAKGSADPVASGGPERELSGRRTAT; this is encoded by the coding sequence GTGCCGGTGCATACGTCTGACAGCGCCCGCGGCAGCAGCGGGAAGGGAGCCGGACTCGGTCTGGCGCTCGCGTCCGCCGTCGCCTTCGGCGGGTCCGGGGTCGCGGCCAAGCCGCTGATCGAGGCGGGTCTCGACCCGCTCCACGTGGTCTGGCTGCGGGTGGCCGGTGCGGCGGTGGTGATGCTGCCGCTCGCCGTGCGCCACCGCGCCCTGCTGCGCAGCCGTCCGGCGCTGCTCGCCGGTTTCGGACTGTTCGCCGTGGCCGGGGTCCAGGCCTGCTACTTCGCGGCGATCTCCCGCATCCCCGTGGGCGTCGCGCTGCTCGTCGAGTACCTGGCGCCGGCCCTGGTGCTCGGCTGGGTGCGGTTCGTGCAGCGACGGCCGGTGACGCGGGCCGCGGCGCTCGGCGTGGTCCTCGCGGTCGGCGGCCTCGCCTGCGTCGTCGAGGTCTGGTCCGGACTGCGCTTCGACGCCCTCGGGCTGCTGCTCGCGCTCGGCGCCGCCTGCTGCCAGGTCGGCTACTTCGTCCTGTCGGACCAGGGCAGCGACGCCGGCGACGAGGCGCCCGACCCGCTCGGCGTCATCGCCTACGGGCTGCTCGTCGGCGCGGCCGTGCTCACCGTGGTGGCCCGGCCCTGGTCGATGGACTGGTCGGTCCTCGGGGACACCGCCCCCATGGACGGCACCCCCGTCGCCGCCGCCCTGCTGCTCGCCTGGATCGTGTTCATCGCCACGGTCCTCGCGTACGTCACCGGTGTGGTCGCCGTGCGCCGGCTGTCACCCCAGGTCGCCGGCGTCGTGGCCTGCCTCGAAGCGGTCGTCGCCACCGTGCTGGCCTGGGTGCTGCTGGGCGAGCACCTCTCCGCCCCGCAGATCGCCGGCGGCGTCGTCGTCCTGGTGGGCGCCTTCATCGCCCAGTCGTCCACACCCGCCAAGGGCTCCGCCGACCCGGTGGCGAGCGGCGGGCCGGAAAGGGAGTTGTCCGGTCGGAGGACGGCGACCTAG
- a CDS encoding Clp protease N-terminal domain-containing protein: MQPRIPRQSAGEQDVRPPDGTDADARFSPELASVVSGARRRAVRDGDRQIDTAHLLHSLLEYDPEARAVIGEGPQLARLLGYLVQRSIGYGLRWQSTVEDSGALPVVSGVAGFSPLAAAAMEDARARAARRGADRARGVDLLAALVADPQARAVEVLGRAAVEPRTVLARVAGHLGTSSR; this comes from the coding sequence GTGCAACCCCGTATCCCCCGGCAGTCGGCCGGTGAGCAAGACGTCCGGCCCCCGGACGGTACCGACGCCGATGCCCGGTTCAGCCCGGAACTGGCGTCGGTGGTCTCGGGCGCCCGCCGCCGCGCGGTGCGGGACGGCGACCGGCAGATCGACACGGCCCACCTGCTGCACTCCCTCCTGGAGTACGACCCCGAGGCGCGTGCCGTCATCGGCGAGGGTCCGCAGCTCGCCCGGCTGCTCGGCTACCTCGTGCAGCGCAGCATCGGCTACGGCCTGCGCTGGCAGAGCACCGTGGAGGACTCCGGCGCCCTACCCGTGGTGAGCGGGGTCGCCGGCTTCTCGCCGCTGGCCGCCGCCGCCATGGAGGACGCCCGTGCGCGTGCCGCCCGGCGCGGGGCGGACCGGGCCCGCGGCGTCGACCTGCTCGCCGCCCTCGTGGCCGACCCGCAGGCGCGCGCCGTCGAGGTGCTCGGCCGCGCCGCCGTCGAACCGCGCACGGTGCTCGCCCGGGTGGCGGGCCACCTGGGCACGTCCAGCCGGTGA
- a CDS encoding PadR family transcriptional regulator gives MHKHGYEHGHGGHGRAHGGFGGRGGRGGFEGFEGYDGRRAAFGPFGPGGPGGGPGGPFGPGFGHGGPWGGRGRGGPRGRARRGDVRASILALLKDRPMHGYEMIQEIAERSGGAWKPSPGSVYPTLQLLEDEGLIASESEGGKKLFALTEAGRSAAEEGPEAPWEEASRGVDWEALSEIRQAGFGLLEAFGQVWKTGSKEQREKALAVIGDARKKLYLILADED, from the coding sequence ATGCACAAGCACGGATACGAGCACGGACACGGTGGACACGGCCGCGCGCACGGCGGTTTCGGCGGCCGGGGTGGCCGGGGTGGTTTCGAGGGCTTCGAGGGATACGACGGCCGCCGTGCCGCCTTCGGCCCCTTCGGCCCGGGCGGTCCCGGCGGAGGCCCCGGCGGCCCCTTCGGGCCCGGGTTCGGTCACGGAGGTCCCTGGGGCGGCCGGGGTCGCGGCGGACCCAGGGGCAGGGCCCGGCGCGGAGACGTACGGGCGTCGATCCTGGCCCTGCTGAAGGACCGCCCGATGCACGGCTACGAGATGATCCAGGAGATCGCCGAGCGCAGCGGCGGGGCGTGGAAGCCCAGCCCCGGCTCGGTGTACCCGACCCTCCAGCTGCTGGAGGACGAGGGCCTGATCGCCAGCGAGAGCGAGGGCGGCAAGAAGCTCTTCGCGCTCACCGAGGCCGGCCGCTCCGCTGCGGAAGAGGGCCCCGAGGCACCCTGGGAGGAAGCCTCGCGGGGTGTCGACTGGGAGGCGCTGAGTGAGATCCGGCAGGCCGGCTTCGGACTGCTGGAGGCCTTCGGCCAGGTCTGGAAGACCGGCAGCAAGGAGCAGCGGGAGAAGGCGCTCGCCGTCATCGGCGACGCCCGCAAGAAGCTGTACCTGATCCTCGCCGACGAGGACTGA